A stretch of the Pan troglodytes isolate AG18354 chromosome 20, NHGRI_mPanTro3-v2.0_pri, whole genome shotgun sequence genome encodes the following:
- the FBXL12 gene encoding F-box/LRR-repeat protein 12 isoform X2, with protein sequence MILRPPQPCGTMRPKVMWHLLRRYMASRLHSLRMGGYLFSGSQAPQLSPALLRALGQKCPNLKRLCLHVADLSMVPITSLPSTLRTLELHSCEISMAWLHKQQDPTVLPLLECIVLDRVPAFRDEHLQGLTRFRALRSLVLGGTYRVTETGLDAGLQELSYLQRLEVLGCTLSADSTLLAISRHLRDVRKIRLTVRGLSAPGLAVLEGMPALESLCLQGPLVTPEMPSPTEILSSCLTMPKLRVLELQGLGWEGQEAEKILCKGLPHCMVIVRACPKESMDWWM encoded by the exons atgattttgaggcctccccagccatgtggaact ATGCGACCTAAAGTCATGTGGCACCTCCTTCGAAGGTACATGGCATCCCGGCTCCATTCCCTGCGGATGGGTGGCTACCTGTTCTCTGGCTCCCAGGCCCCCCAGTTGTCCCCTGCTCTGTTGAGAGCCCTGGGCCAGAAGTGCCCCAACCTGAAGCGCCTCTGCCTGCACGTGGCCGACCTGAGCATGGTGCCCATCACCAGCCTGCCCAGCACCTTGAGGACCCTGGAGCTGCACAGCTGCGAGATCTCCATGGCCTGGCTCCACAAGCAGCAGGACCCCACCGTGCTGCCCCTGCTCGAATGCATCGTGCTGGACCGCGTCCCCGCCTTCCGTGACGAGCATCTGCAGGGCCTGACGCGCTTCCGGGCCTTGCGCTCGCTGGTGCTGGGTGGTACCTACCGTGTGACCGAGACAGGGCTGGATGCTGGCCTGCAGGAACTCAGCTATCTGCAGAGGCTCGAGGTGCTGGGCTGCACCCTGTCTGCCGACAGCACCCTGCTGGCCATCAGCCGCCACCTCCGAGATGTGCGCAAGATCCGGCTGACCGTGAGGGGCCTCTCTGCCCCTGGCCTGGCTGTCCTGGAGGGAATGCCGGCCCTGGAGAGTCTGTGCCTGCAGGGTCCCCTCGTCACCCCAGAAATGCCCTCCCCCACTGAAatcctctcctcctgcctcactaTGCCCAAGCTCAGAGTCCTTGAgctgcaggggctggggtgggagggtcaGGAGGCGGAGAAGATCCTGTGTAAGGGGCTGCCCCACTGTATGGTCATCGTCAGGGCTTGCCCCAAAGAGTCTATGGACTGGTGGATGTAA
- the FBXL12 gene encoding F-box/LRR-repeat protein 12 isoform X3 yields MRPKVMWHLLRRYMASRLHSLRMGGYLFSGSQAPQLSPALLRALGQKCPNLKRLCLHVADLSMVPITSLPSTLRTLELHSCEISMAWLHKQQDPTVLPLLECIVLDRVPAFRDEHLQGLTRFRALRSLVLGGTYRVTETGLDAGLQELSYLQRLEVLGCTLSADSTLLAISRHLRDVRKIRLTVRGLSAPGLAVLEGMPALESLCLQGPLVTPEMPSPTEILSSCLTMPKLRVLELQGLGWEGQEAEKILCKGLPHCMVIVRACPKESMDWWM; encoded by the coding sequence ATGCGACCTAAAGTCATGTGGCACCTCCTTCGAAGGTACATGGCATCCCGGCTCCATTCCCTGCGGATGGGTGGCTACCTGTTCTCTGGCTCCCAGGCCCCCCAGTTGTCCCCTGCTCTGTTGAGAGCCCTGGGCCAGAAGTGCCCCAACCTGAAGCGCCTCTGCCTGCACGTGGCCGACCTGAGCATGGTGCCCATCACCAGCCTGCCCAGCACCTTGAGGACCCTGGAGCTGCACAGCTGCGAGATCTCCATGGCCTGGCTCCACAAGCAGCAGGACCCCACCGTGCTGCCCCTGCTCGAATGCATCGTGCTGGACCGCGTCCCCGCCTTCCGTGACGAGCATCTGCAGGGCCTGACGCGCTTCCGGGCCTTGCGCTCGCTGGTGCTGGGTGGTACCTACCGTGTGACCGAGACAGGGCTGGATGCTGGCCTGCAGGAACTCAGCTATCTGCAGAGGCTCGAGGTGCTGGGCTGCACCCTGTCTGCCGACAGCACCCTGCTGGCCATCAGCCGCCACCTCCGAGATGTGCGCAAGATCCGGCTGACCGTGAGGGGCCTCTCTGCCCCTGGCCTGGCTGTCCTGGAGGGAATGCCGGCCCTGGAGAGTCTGTGCCTGCAGGGTCCCCTCGTCACCCCAGAAATGCCCTCCCCCACTGAAatcctctcctcctgcctcactaTGCCCAAGCTCAGAGTCCTTGAgctgcaggggctggggtgggagggtcaGGAGGCGGAGAAGATCCTGTGTAAGGGGCTGCCCCACTGTATGGTCATCGTCAGGGCTTGCCCCAAAGAGTCTATGGACTGGTGGATGTAA
- the FBXL12 gene encoding F-box/LRR-repeat protein 12 isoform X1 produces the protein MATLVELPDSVLLEIFSYLPVRDRIRISRVCHRWKRLVDDRWLWRHVDLTLYTMRPKVMWHLLRRYMASRLHSLRMGGYLFSGSQAPQLSPALLRALGQKCPNLKRLCLHVADLSMVPITSLPSTLRTLELHSCEISMAWLHKQQDPTVLPLLECIVLDRVPAFRDEHLQGLTRFRALRSLVLGGTYRVTETGLDAGLQELSYLQRLEVLGCTLSADSTLLAISRHLRDVRKIRLTVRGLSAPGLAVLEGMPALESLCLQGPLVTPEMPSPTEILSSCLTMPKLRVLELQGLGWEGQEAEKILCKGLPHCMVIVRACPKESMDWWM, from the exons ATGGCGACTTTGGTCGAACTGCCGGACTCGGTCCTGCTCGAGATCTTCTCTTACCTCCCGGTACGGGACCGGATCCGCATCTCCAG GGTCTGTCACCGCTGGAAGAGGCTGGTGGACGACCGGTGGCTGTGGCGACATGTCGACCTGACGCTCTACACG ATGCGACCTAAAGTCATGTGGCACCTCCTTCGAAGGTACATGGCATCCCGGCTCCATTCCCTGCGGATGGGTGGCTACCTGTTCTCTGGCTCCCAGGCCCCCCAGTTGTCCCCTGCTCTGTTGAGAGCCCTGGGCCAGAAGTGCCCCAACCTGAAGCGCCTCTGCCTGCACGTGGCCGACCTGAGCATGGTGCCCATCACCAGCCTGCCCAGCACCTTGAGGACCCTGGAGCTGCACAGCTGCGAGATCTCCATGGCCTGGCTCCACAAGCAGCAGGACCCCACCGTGCTGCCCCTGCTCGAATGCATCGTGCTGGACCGCGTCCCCGCCTTCCGTGACGAGCATCTGCAGGGCCTGACGCGCTTCCGGGCCTTGCGCTCGCTGGTGCTGGGTGGTACCTACCGTGTGACCGAGACAGGGCTGGATGCTGGCCTGCAGGAACTCAGCTATCTGCAGAGGCTCGAGGTGCTGGGCTGCACCCTGTCTGCCGACAGCACCCTGCTGGCCATCAGCCGCCACCTCCGAGATGTGCGCAAGATCCGGCTGACCGTGAGGGGCCTCTCTGCCCCTGGCCTGGCTGTCCTGGAGGGAATGCCGGCCCTGGAGAGTCTGTGCCTGCAGGGTCCCCTCGTCACCCCAGAAATGCCCTCCCCCACTGAAatcctctcctcctgcctcactaTGCCCAAGCTCAGAGTCCTTGAgctgcaggggctggggtgggagggtcaGGAGGCGGAGAAGATCCTGTGTAAGGGGCTGCCCCACTGTATGGTCATCGTCAGGGCTTGCCCCAAAGAGTCTATGGACTGGTGGATGTAA